A stretch of the Clostridiales bacterium genome encodes the following:
- a CDS encoding DUF4256 domain-containing protein: MLAILKTRFSEHKELHPDLEWSEVERRLREVPAAIAVLQRMEESGGEPDTIGYDAETGKLIFCDCAKESPAGRRSLCYDEKALQGRAKNPPSGSAERKAKEIGVSMMTEELYRRLQSLGSFDLKTSSWIATPDDIRGQGGALFCERRYNTVFTFHNGADSYYSVRGFRGYLLI; encoded by the coding sequence ATGCTGGCAATACTTAAAACGAGATTTTCAGAGCATAAGGAACTGCATCCGGATTTGGAATGGTCCGAGGTGGAGCGTCGGCTACGCGAGGTTCCCGCTGCCATCGCGGTTTTGCAAAGGATGGAAGAAAGCGGCGGTGAGCCGGACACCATCGGCTATGACGCAGAGACAGGAAAACTCATTTTCTGTGACTGCGCAAAGGAATCGCCCGCCGGGCGCAGAAGCCTGTGTTATGACGAAAAGGCTTTGCAAGGGCGCGCCAAAAATCCGCCGTCCGGTAGCGCCGAACGAAAAGCGAAAGAGATCGGCGTTTCGATGATGACGGAGGAACTCTATCGCAGACTGCAGAGTCTTGGTTCATTTGATCTAAAAACGTCAAGCTGGATCGCTACGCCGGATGATATCCGCGGCCAAGGCGGTGCGCTGTTCTGCGAACGGCGCTACAATACTGTGTTCACTTTTCACAACGGGGCAGATTCCTACTATTCAGTGCGTGGATTCAGAGGGTATCTTCTTATCTGA
- a CDS encoding HIT domain-containing protein: MEDCVFCKIGSGEIQGLRICEDDEALAFMDISNDYDGHILVIPKKHYRYVTDCPENVACKVWFMAQKVSKHLIEDCGYDGADIMSANSPVSQSLPHFHVHIIPRKIGDRLGNPGEWPTPTGAKEDVRVMHERLKMI, encoded by the coding sequence ATGGAAGACTGTGTGTTTTGCAAAATAGGTTCCGGCGAGATACAGGGACTCAGGATCTGTGAAGATGACGAGGCTCTCGCATTCATGGACATCTCGAATGATTATGACGGACATATTCTTGTTATACCCAAGAAGCACTATCGATATGTGACCGATTGTCCCGAGAATGTGGCTTGTAAGGTTTGGTTCATGGCACAGAAGGTCAGTAAACACCTGATTGAAGACTGCGGTTACGACGGAGCCGACATCATGTCAGCCAACAGTCCCGTGAGCCAATCACTCCCTCATTTTCATGTACACATAATCCCGAGAAAAATCGGGGATCGACTGGGCAATCCAGGAGAATGGCCTACGCCAACAGGGGCTAAGGAAGATGTGCGCGTTATGCATGAAAGGCTGAAAATGATCTGA